Within the Deltaproteobacteria bacterium genome, the region ACGCCGTGGCGAACAGCAGGTACCAGATCGACGACTTGCGGAACCAGTTGACCGCGTCGTCGAGACGCGTGGCGATCGCGCCGGGCATCATCGTGGCGTTGATGAAGCCACCCTCGCCGGCGTCGGCTTCGCCGGTCGCGACCGTCGGTTCGATGTTCGGGGACTCATCGGTCATCCATGATCCTCCGGCGATTGGATTTCGCGAACCCAATCGAGATGCCCCTTCGCCCAAACGAAAACGAGAGCCGCGATCAGCACGGCGAGAAAGAGCGTGACTTCGACGATCGCGGTGAACGCACGGCCTTCCTCGATCCATCGACGCACGACGGCGGCGACGGGGAACGTGAGCGCAATTTCCACATCGAAGACGATGAAGACGAGCGCCATGACGTAAAAGCGCGGATTGAAGTTGAACCACGCGCCGCCGATGGGCCGCTCGCCGCATTCGTACACGAGGGATTTTTGCGCGTCGGGCAGGTTCGGTCGGACGAAGCGTCCGACGAACAGCGCGCCGAACACGAAAAGAACAGCGACGACGAGGAAGACCAAAACGGTCGCGAACTCGAAAAGCACGAAACACGCCCCATTCAAAACACCGATCGGTCTCGAGAGACCGACCGGTTTGGGAAAAAACGTCCCAAGCAGTGTTCGCAGTTTCCACCGGATGCCGGTTTTTCGACGTGACCAACATCACGGATTTGGATTTTCTCAGGTTAGATTACTCACAATAAAAGATCAAGATGTCCATTTCGTGCTATGAACCGACGGTTCACCTTCCCTGAGGATGCGGCGATCCGACCCGAAAACGAACGCCCCGGCAGGGCCTGGACCCACCGGGGCGTCGCGAATGTTTCGCGTTCGTGTTTTACGGCGTTCCGGGTGCGCCGGGCATGCCGCCTTCCGGCGCGCCCGGGCCGCCCGGCATCATCGGCATGGCGGGCGGCGGAGCGGAGAGCGATTCGTTGTACTTGACCTCGGCCCCCGCACGAAGCCCGGTCACGAACTTTTCGATCTGCTCCTGCTCGCTCGACCGCGAAAGATGTTCGCGGATCTGATCCTTCACCTGATCGAAGTTCGAGTTCGCGAGTTCGGGTCGCTCATCGAAGAACTTCTTGACCGCCGCATCGTCGGGCGGCGGCAGCTTGGGCTGCGACGCGATGTGGTTCTTCACATACTCGGCGTAGATCAGGTGCTTGGAGAGTTCACGGACCTTCTCCTGGATCTCCGGCTTGTTCGCGAATCCGTCGCTGTTCGCCTTGGCATACACGAGTTCGACCGCGACGAGATTGTCCACGAGAGTCTTACGTCCCTCGGGCGACGCGAGCTGCGCGACCATGAACGGCGGCATCTGCGCAATCATCTCGTCAACGCGCTTGTTCGAAATCGGCTTGCCGTTCACCCACGCGGCGATCTCGCTGTCGGGCAATTTCTCGTCGGACGCGGAAGCCGCGGGCGCTGAGTCCGAAGCCCCGGGCGCGCCGGGGGCCGTGGGCTGGCAACCCGCCGCCAGCAGGAACGAAGACAGAACGAATCCCCACGCCATCAATGCGACCAGACGTTTCATCACGGAATCCTTGGGCTGGTGTTGCGCCGCCGACCGCTGTTGCGCCGTCGAAAGGCGCGTCAACCTATCCGCAATCCTTCGCCGTGTCAAAGAGGATTCGTTGAGGAATTCGTGCGTGGGAAACCATCGAAAACGACAACGGGCCTCGCGACGAATTCGCCGCGAGGCCCGGGATTTCCGGCCGGTTGGTCAGTGCGCCGCGGTCGGCGGCACGGGCGCCTCGAGCGCCGTGCTCAGCGCATCCTCGATGTTGCTGATGAAGTGGAACTCGAGCCCCTCGCGCAGGTTCTCGGCCACCTCCACCAGATCTTTGCGATTCTTCTCGGGCAGCAGGATGCGTTTGATGCCGGCGCGCTTGGCGGCGAGGATCTTTTCCTTGATGCCGCCGACCTGCAGGACCTGTCCGCGCAGCGTCACCTCGCCGGTCATGGCCACGTCGGGGCTGACCTTGCGTCCGGTCAGCAGCGAGGCGAGCGCCGCCACCAGCGTGATGCCCGCCGAGGGACCGTCCTTGGGGATGGCGCCGCTCGGGATATGAATGTGCAGGTCGACCTTCTCGAAGATCTCCGGGTCGATGTCGAACTCCGTGGCCTTGCTACGGATATACGACAACGCGGCCCGTGCGGATTCCTGCATCACCTCACCGAGCTTTCCGGTCAGGATCAGATTGCCCTTGCCGCGCATCATCGTCGTCTCGATGAAGAGGATGTCGCCGCCGGCCGGCGTCCAGGCCATCCCCGTTGCGACGCCCGCCTGACTGGTGCGCTCCGCCACTTCCTGAAAATACTGCTCCGGTCCCAGGAATTCCTCGACCAATTCGACCCCGACCACGATCCGCTCGGCGTCGCCGCCCGCGATCGTGCGCGCCGCCGCCCGGCAGATGCCCGCGATATTTCGCTTGAGCTGCCGGACTCCGGCCTCGCGCGTGTAGTGATCGACGATCATCCCGAGACCTTCGTCCGTGATCTCGAGCTGCTCGGGCTTGATGCCATGATTGTCGAGCTCTTCCTTGATGAGATGCGAGCGCGCGATGATCATCTTCTCCTGGCTCGTGTAGCCGGGGATCTCGATGATCTCGAGGCGGTCACGCAGGGCGATGGGGATCGTGTCGGCGCGGTTCGCGGTGCCGATGAACAGTACCTGGGACAGGTCGTAGGGGATCTGCATGTAGTTGTCGGAGAAGGTGTTGTTCTGCTCGGGGTCGAGCACTTCGAGCAGCGCCGACGACGGATCACCGCGAAAATCGGCGCCCAGCTTGTCGAGCTCGTCGAGCACGAACACGGGGTTTCGCACGCCGACTTTTTTCAATCCCTGCAGGATGCGGCCCGGCATCGAACCGATGTACGTGCGTCGGTGGCCGCGAATCTCGGCTTCGTCGTGCAGACCGCCGAGGCTCATGCGATAGAACTTGCGTCCCATGGCCTTGGCGATACTGGCGCCCAGCGACGTCTTGCCGACGCCCGGAGGGCCGACCAGGCACAGGATCGGGCCCTTGATCTCGGGCTTGAGCTTGCGCACGGCGAGGAATTCCAGAATGCGCTTCTTGACCTTCTCGAGACCGTAGGAATCCTCGTCGAGGATTTCCTGCGCCAGTTGAATCTCGATCTTGTCCTCGGTGGTTTTGCTCCACGGCAAATCGAGGATCCATTCCAGATACGTCAGCGACACCGTGTGCTCGGGGCTCGACGGCGGAATGCGCTGGAGACGTTTGATCTCGCGGTCCGCGGCCTCCTTGGCTTCCGTCGGCAGATTCGCGTCCTCGACGCGCTTTTTGAGTTCGTCGACGTCGCTCTCCGGGCTGTCGTCGTCGCCCAGCTCCTTGCGGATCGCGTCCATCTGCTTGCGCAGGTAGTATTCCTTCTGGTTTTTGTCGAGCTCCGTGCGGATCTCGTCGTCGATGCGCTTCTTGACCTTGATGAGCTCGAGCTCGTTGTGCAGCAGGCGTCCCACGCGCCGGCACCGGGCCTTGATGTCCATCGTCTGGAGAATCGTGATCTTCTCCTCGATGGGCACGTTCATGTTCGCCGCGATCAGGTCGCACAGCGGCCCGATGTCCTGGATCTCGGTGACGAACTGCTTGGCCTCGGCGGGGATATTCGGACTGTTCTGGATGACTTCGAGCGCGAGTTCCTTCGTCTTCTTCGAAAGCGCTTCGATCTCGGCGTCATCGGCCTTCTGCTCTTCGGGATACTCGACGTCCACGCGCATGTGCGGCGTGATCGAGGTGAACCGAAGCAGCTTCACGCGCGAGATGCCCTGCAGGAGCACCGTCTTGGTGCCCGACTCGCGCTCCTTCATCACCTTCAGAACCTTGGCGAGCGTTCCGTAGGGATGCAGGTCGCTGCCCACGGGCACTTCGACGTCGGGATCGATCTGCGTGAAAATGGCGATGAGACTGTTGTCCTCCATCGCCGCTTCGACTGCGGAGAGCGAGAACTTGCGTCCCACGGCCATCGGCGCGATCGAGTTGGGGAATAGTACCGCGTTGCGAAGGGGAAGAACCGGCAGATTCGTCGGTTGATCGGCATTTCCGAACATCGTCAAAACATCTCTCGCGGACGAAAAAAGACCGGCCGCGACGCTGCTTTCCTACATTAACCACGTTACCCGCCCGTGTCACCATCAAAGTGCGTTTTTTCACGACAAGCATGCGACGGCGCAGGTTTCGGACGCAGTGCGAATAACGCGGGACGCCAAATGGATTTTTTGTGCGAAAAGTGCCTCGCGGACGGCCTCGAGCTGACCGCGATCCTTTACTTCGCCGTGGGCCTTGCCTAACATTCGCCGCCATGAGCACGATGGCCCGAGATCGAACCTGGTTCAAGGTGCAGGACGACGTTCTGGCGCGCATCCGCCAGACGCTTCCGCCCGAGCGCGTCCGCGAGCTTCAAAAGCTTCGCCCGTGGCGGCATTTCCTCACCGTCGCGCGACAATTCACGCAGATGTTCGCGTGCGGATACGTCTGCTGGGTGTCCGAAAATCCGTTCATCTGGGTTCCGGCGGCGGCGCTTCAGGGATTCACGGCGCTGGGTTTCATCATCCTGCTGCACGAGCAGCTTCATAACGTCATCTTCACCAAGCCGCACCCGCGCCTGTCGCGCGCGCTCGCCCTCATCTACTCCTGGCCGAGCGCCATCTCGGCGACGCAGTTCACCCGATGGCACCTGGATCACCACGGCAACCTCGGCCACGAGGTCGACGATCCCAAGCGCGGCAACCTGTCGCCGAAAACGAATGCGCGCTGGTTGAAGGCGCTGTACTTCACGGTCGCACTGGTGGGGATTTACGCCCGCGCCGCCGGGGCCGAGAACAAGCGCTACGACGAGGCGCTGCGCGCGAAGATTCGTCGGGAGCGGATGACCAACTTCGGCCTGCACATCGCGCTCGCCGTGGTCATCGGCCTCGTGGGTGGGTGGTACACGCTCGCGCGGGTCCACCTGATCCCCATGATGGTGTTCTTCCCGATCGCCTTCATCGTCAATCGGCTCGGGCAGCACTACTGGATCGACGAGACGGACCCCGCCAAGTGGGGTACGCGCGTGGACGGAAACCCGATCATCCACTACCTGTTCCTGTGGTCGAACTTCCACATCGAGCACCACTATTATCCGCTCGTCCCGATGTACAATTTGCGCCGCCTGAATCTGGAACTGCGTCCGTTTTTCAACGAGATCGGCTGGCCGAATCGCACCTACCGCGAACTCCTTTGGGGTTGGGTCGTCGAGAATCGCAAGTCCCACACGAACTGGGATGCCGCCCCGACCACGCATGCCTGATTTTTCCGCGACTCGAACACGTTTTCTCGCCGCTGCCGTGATGTCGTTAGTTCTCGCGTTCGTCGCGGCACCGCGTCTCGCGCATGCCGAGTGGTTGTCCGCGGGCGGCGTTAAGGCGGGCGTCGTCATGGCGGGCGCGGCGGAGTTCGACATCACGCCGCGCATCAAGAGCTTCGTCGATCGAAACGGCAACGGCCGGCACGACATGGGCGATCCCACGCAGCCCTTCGACTTGGGCGAACCGGTGCTCGAATTCGAGGATGGACCGATTTACGTCGGCAACGGCTCCGGGCTCGCGACGCACGTACACGGCCCGCTCAAGGTCGGCGCGCTCGTCGTCGAAGACCCCCGCACGGGAGTTCGCATCGCGCTCGTGTCCACCGATCTCTACATGGTGTTGCAAGCCGACACCGACGCGATCCGCAAACTCGTCGGTGCGACCGCGGACATCGACTTCATCCTGCTCGGTTCCACGCACACGCACATGGGTCCCGACACGATCGGTCTCATGGGTCTGTCCGACGTGAAACCCGTCGACTTCCCCAAGATCCTGTGGGGCGAGATGGAGGCGAAGAGCGGCGTCAACCACGTGTGGTTCGACTGGATGATGCGACAGACCGCCCGCGCCATCGAGCAGGCGGCGTTCACAATGATGCCGGCGACCGTCCGCGTATCGCGCACCAAGTTTTCGTTCGGCATGACCGACGAGCGCGAACCGCACATCATCGACGACGATCTCATGACGCTCGCCGTGGACGCCCTCGACGGCAAACCGATCGCCACGGTGGTTCAGGGCACCTGCCACCCCGAGTCCATTCTGCTCAACGGCGATCCGCGCTACACGTTGCTCGAACCGGCGTCCGTCCCCGAGGAAGCGAAGAAGGCATGGGGGCACATCATCACGCCGGGTTTCCCCGGATGGGTTCGCAAGACGATCCGCGACCGGCGCGGGGGCACGCCGTTGTATTTTTCCGGCGCGCTCGGCGGAATGATCACCAACATCACGTCGAAGATCTGGGACCCCGAACAACATCCGGAATACCCGACCACCGCCGACCCGAAGACCGTTCCCGACTCCGTCAAGGTCTCGCCAGACATGCGCTTCGAGGTGATTCAGGGCCGCGAAATGGCGAAAGCCGCCTTGGCGTCGCTCGAAAACGCAAAACCCGCGAGTACGGCGGATGTGTCCTTCGACCGGGAGACGATCCTCGTTCCATTGGAAAACCCGCTGTTTCGCCTGACCGGTGGGCTCGGCATCATGGGCCACACGCCTTCGATGCTCTACGACGACGAGGGCAAACCCGACCCCCGCACGAAACGCGGACTCAAGGGCATGGTTTTCACGGGCGTGGAGATCCCCAAGGGCGCGAACATGAAGACCGAGGTCAGCGTCGTAAACATCGGCCCGGCGCAGTTTCTCGCGATGCCGGGGGAACTGTTTGGCGAACTTTCCGTCGCGCTGCCGGACGACTTCGTCACGAACGAAGAACGATACTTTCCGAAAGACCGGAAGAAGCACGCGCACGGCGAGGCGCTGCGGTTTCAATTCCCGCCGCTGAAAAAACAGGCCACACGGCCCTACCCCTTCATCGTGTGCCTGGCCGGAAACGACCTCGGCTACATCATCCCGGAAGTGGACTTCAAACCGCCGCACGAGATCCCCGTTCCGCCGCTCGCGTTTTGGTGGATCAGTCTCGATGCCAGCGCCAGCGCGCATTACGAGGAATCGATGACCGCCGGCAGCAAACTCGAGGAGCGGATCATCGGCGGACTTACGCGGCTCCTGAACCGCCAGAGGCATTACGATTCGGCGGACTGATCGACGAGGGCGATATTTTGTGATCAACCACGCCAAACCGAATGCCGGCGCTTGCCGGTTTTCGTTCGCGTGGGTACAATTTTTCTATACGGGGGCATAAGGCCCCGATTTGATTTGCAATTCACTTGGAGTCGTGGAATGGCACCCATCCTCATCGGCGTCCTGATCGGATTCCTGCTCGGCGGTATCGCCGGCAACGCAACCTTCGGACCGCATGGCGCGGTCATCGGCTGCATCCTCGGCGGACTCGTCGGCGGCGGCATCATGACAACACTGGTCCGCGCCGCGAAAAAACTTGAAAAGCAGGGCGGCAAGATCGATTGAACGCGCCGGGGCGCGGACGCGCACCCCGAGCGATCGCGTCGCCGCCGTTGCGTCCCGCGGAAAAAATCACAAACATGCCGCCATGCGCAGAGGCTTCGTCTATCTGATTGCGGCGGTCGTCGCACTGGTGTTGCTGTCGATTTGGCTTGGCGACGACTCGTCGCCCCCGTTGCCTCCGCCTCCCTCGCCGCGATTCCACCCCGATGTGGCGCCCGAGCGGGTTTCTTCGGCGATCGCGATCCCCGACGAGCGGGCGAATTCTCCCGCTCCCCAGGAACCCCCGCCCCGCGCAACGCCCGCGCGCCAGTGGGCCAAGTCCGAGTCGTGTTCGCAGGAATTCTACGCCCCGGACGGCGCGCTCCTCGGCACGCGTTACGACGCGGCCTGCGACGGTTCGTGGGATTTCTGCACGAACTACGTTTACGACGGCGTCGGGAATTTGATCCGCGTGGAATCGGATCATGGATGCGACGGCGATATCGAGGAATGCACCCGTTCGACCTTCGACGCGTGGGGCAACGAAACTCGCACGCTCGTCGATCACGGATGCGACAACGACCGCGAGGAGACGCCGGACTGCATGACGCACGAGGTCAATGACGAAGGATTGCCGATCGCCACCACGGTCGACATCGGCTGCGACGGCGTGCCGGACGTTTGCACCCGGCTGACCTACGGCGACAACGCGCAAGTCGTTGCGCAAACCACCGACAAGGGTTGCGACGGCACGGACGACTCGTGCATGAACAAGAGCTACGACGCCGAGGGACGTCTAACCCGTACCACGACCGACGACGCCTGCGACGGAGCGCCGGACATGTGCGTGAACGACGAATTCGGAAAGGACGGCTCGTCCACATCGACCATCTTCAAGGGCGCGTGCGGCGACGAGAGTGCCAAGGTCCACACGATGACCGAAGGCGCTCCGGACGCCGAAGGAGTGGTGCGATCCTCAAACGAATATCCCGCGCCTGTTGGCGAGCCCTCCGGCAAACACTGACGTATTTCAGACGAACTTGACGCGCCCGCGCGCGAATCGCCATAATTTTTCTTTTTCGTGTGGGGTGTGCCATGAATCTGGTCTTTGTCTCACCGCATTTCCCGCCGCAGTACCACCTGTTCTGCGTCGCGGCGCGGCGGCGGGGTATCAACGTGGTGGGTGTCGGCGATGCGCCGTTCGAGTCGTTGCGCGCGGAGCTGGCTGCGGCGCTCGCGGAGTACGTCTACGTCTCCGACATGAACGACGACGACGCGATGATCCGCGCAATGGGCTACATGACGTCCCGCCACGGCAAGATCGACCGGATCGATTCCCTCAACGAACACTGGCTGGAGGTCGAGGCGCGCCTGCGCGAAAACTTCAACGTCTTCGGACAGAAGCCTGCCGACACCGCGCGAAACCGCAGCAAGTCGGCGATGCGCGAGGTCTTCCGCGCCGCGGGCGTGCCCTGCACCGAGGGGACCGCGTTCACCACCGCGGCTCAGGCGACGGTTTTCGCGAAGCAGCACGGCTATCCGCTCGTCATCAAGCCCGACACGGGCGTGGGCGCGGCGAAGACGTACAAAGTGCGCAACGCGGCAGAACTCGACGCCGCGCTCGCCGACAACCTCGACGGCTACGTCATCGAGAAATTTGCGACGGGCAAGCTCGGCAGCTTCGACGGACTGGTCGATCGCGACGGGCGCATCGTGATTTGCATCTCGAACATCTACAGCTCGGGCATCATGGAGATCGTGAACGAGCGTCGCCCCCTGCACTATTACACGCGCCGCGAGATCCCCGCGAAACTGGAAGACTACGGAAAACGCGTGATCGCCGCGTTCGGCATCCGCGAGCGGTTCTTTCACATCGAGTTTTTCGAGACCGACGACGACTTCGTCGCGCTCGAGGTCAACGTGCGTCCGCCGGGCGGATTCACGACCGACATGATGAACTACGCCATTGAAGGCGACATCTATGACCTGTGGGCACGCGTCTTGTCGGAAGGCACGATTCCCGATTTCACGTACGAACGACGTTATCATGTCATGTACGTGGGGCGTCGGCGCGGCGCACCGCATCGGTTCATCGCCGAAGAGATCCGCGTCGCGCTCGGCGACCGGTTCATTCTCTACCGGGAGATGCCCGACGCGTTTGCGGGCGCGATGGGAGACGAGATGTTTCTGCTGCGCGATTCCTCGCTCGAACCCTTGCTCGAAGCCGAGCGGATGATTCAGGAGACGGCCCCCTAGCGTCGTCGCCACGCGGGCGCCGCGCCGGGTCCTTCGCCCACCTCGCGCCCGATCGCCCGGATCCGGGCGACGAGTTGCGCGTTGAAATCGACCGGGTCCTCGGAAATGCACGATTTCGCCGGATAGATCTCGTAGAGACTGCGATAACGAAACGGCGTCAGATTCGGCATGACGATATTGGCGCCGCGCGCAAGGCCGAGTTCGCGACCCTGCTCCGGTGCGAGCGTGGCGAGCGCCGTAGTGCTGGGGATGTTGGCATCCGGGCATGCGAGGCGCGCGAGTGCCACGACCTTGCACGTCATCTCTTTCGTCGCGGGGACCTGCTCGCCGACGGGCAGCGACGCGATCTCGCCTCGGCCCATCGGCGTGGCCGGATGCGCGAGAAACGGGCCCACTCCGATCATGTCGAGGTCGAGTTCGCGGAACGTCATCACGTCGTCGGCGAGACTGGCGTACGACTGGCCGGGAATGCCCACCATCACACCGCCGCCGATCTCGAAACCCATCCTTCTCAGCTCCCGAAGCCTCTGGACACGATCGCCGGCGACATGCACGCGACCCGGGTGGATCCTCGCGAACAGCGCGCGATCGGACGTCTCGAAACGCAAAAGATAACGGTCCGCGCCCGCGTTTTTCCATGCGAGGATTTCGTCGTCGTCTCGTTCGCCCAGCGAAAGCGTCACGGCGAGGCCCGTTTCGCTTTTCACTCGCCGGATCAAATCGCACACGCTGTCCCGGGTCCAACCCGGGTCTTCTCCTGCCTGCACAACCAGCGTGCCGTATCCGCGACGCACCGCTTCGTGAGCGCATTCGAGGACTTCCGACATGGTGAGCCGGTATCGGACGAGTTCACGATGGCCCGCGCGGATACCGCAGTATAGACACTGACGCACGCAGTGATTCGAGATTTCCACAAGTCCCCGCAGATGCACGGCGTCGCCGACGTGCTCGCGCCGCATCTCGTCGGCCGCGATCCACAACTCCTCCAGCCGGATCGGGTCGCCTTCGCAAAGCCACGCCTCGATCGACGACCGGTCGGAGAAGTCGATGGGTAGACCCGGCTCACGCATGCGCCGGACTCCTTCCGGCGAAGAACGCCGAACGCGCGCCGGGAAACGGCTCCAGGGCTCGCTCGAAAACGCCGAGGCTGAACGCGATGGCGAGTCCGTAGTTCGTGATCGGTACGCCCGCCGAGCGAGCCCGCCAAATGCGGGAGAGCATCTCGCGGCGATTGAGCATGCACGCGCCGCAATGGATGACGAGCCGATACGGCGAAAGATCGCCCGGGAAGTCGCGTCCCTGCACGGTCTCGAATTCGAGTTTGCCGCCGACGTACTGCGTCAGCCAGCGCGGAAGTTTCACGCGGCCGATGTCCTCGCCGATGGGATGGTGCGTGCACGCCTCGCACACGAGCACGCGATCGCCGACGCGCAGCCGATCGATCGCCGCCGCGCCCTCGATCTGCGTGGTCAGGTCGCCCTTCGCTCGCGCAAAAAGGATCGAAAAGCTCGTCATCGGCGTGCCGGCCGGCGTGTCGCCCGCGACCTTGAGAAACGCCTGCGAATCGGTGACGACGAGCTTCGGCGGCTCGCGTAGTTTCGCGAGCGCGGTGCGCAGTTCGCGCTCCTTGACGACGAGCGCCATCGCGTCACCATCGAGCAGATCGCGGATCGACTGGACCTGCGGCAGGATCAACCGTCCGCGCGGCGCTTCCTTGTCGATCGGAACGACCAGCACCGCGACCTCACCCGGACCGACGAGGTCGGACAGAATCGCCGGTGGATCGACGAAGTCCGCGGGCGCGGCGTCGAGAATCGCCTGCCGAAGCGGCCCAAACCCGTCGCCGCGCGTAGCCGACGTGATTGCGACGCGTGCGCCGCCCGCGCGAAGTCGCTCGACCAGCGATTCATTCGGCGCGGCGAGATCGCATTTGCTGAACACGACGACGATCGGCGCTCCGCGATTCGCAAGTTCGTCGCGCAGCGCCTCCTCGAACGCGCCCCACAC harbors:
- the hydE gene encoding [FeFe] hydrogenase H-cluster radical SAM maturase HydE; the encoded protein is MREPGLPIDFSDRSSIEAWLCEGDPIRLEELWIAADEMRREHVGDAVHLRGLVEISNHCVRQCLYCGIRAGHRELVRYRLTMSEVLECAHEAVRRGYGTLVVQAGEDPGWTRDSVCDLIRRVKSETGLAVTLSLGERDDDEILAWKNAGADRYLLRFETSDRALFARIHPGRVHVAGDRVQRLRELRRMGFEIGGGVMVGIPGQSYASLADDVMTFRELDLDMIGVGPFLAHPATPMGRGEIASLPVGEQVPATKEMTCKVVALARLACPDANIPSTTALATLAPEQGRELGLARGANIVMPNLTPFRYRSLYEIYPAKSCISEDPVDFNAQLVARIRAIGREVGEGPGAAPAWRRR
- a CDS encoding NADH-quinone oxidoreductase subunit A codes for the protein MLFEFATVLVFLVVAVLFVFGALFVGRFVRPNLPDAQKSLVYECGERPIGGAWFNFNPRFYVMALVFIVFDVEIALTFPVAAVVRRWIEEGRAFTAIVEVTLFLAVLIAALVFVWAKGHLDWVREIQSPEDHG
- the lon gene encoding endopeptidase La, yielding MFGNADQPTNLPVLPLRNAVLFPNSIAPMAVGRKFSLSAVEAAMEDNSLIAIFTQIDPDVEVPVGSDLHPYGTLAKVLKVMKERESGTKTVLLQGISRVKLLRFTSITPHMRVDVEYPEEQKADDAEIEALSKKTKELALEVIQNSPNIPAEAKQFVTEIQDIGPLCDLIAANMNVPIEEKITILQTMDIKARCRRVGRLLHNELELIKVKKRIDDEIRTELDKNQKEYYLRKQMDAIRKELGDDDSPESDVDELKKRVEDANLPTEAKEAADREIKRLQRIPPSSPEHTVSLTYLEWILDLPWSKTTEDKIEIQLAQEILDEDSYGLEKVKKRILEFLAVRKLKPEIKGPILCLVGPPGVGKTSLGASIAKAMGRKFYRMSLGGLHDEAEIRGHRRTYIGSMPGRILQGLKKVGVRNPVFVLDELDKLGADFRGDPSSALLEVLDPEQNNTFSDNYMQIPYDLSQVLFIGTANRADTIPIALRDRLEIIEIPGYTSQEKMIIARSHLIKEELDNHGIKPEQLEITDEGLGMIVDHYTREAGVRQLKRNIAGICRAAARTIAGGDAERIVVGVELVEEFLGPEQYFQEVAERTSQAGVATGMAWTPAGGDILFIETTMMRGKGNLILTGKLGEVMQESARAALSYIRSKATEFDIDPEIFEKVDLHIHIPSGAIPKDGPSAGITLVAALASLLTGRKVSPDVAMTGEVTLRGQVLQVGGIKEKILAAKRAGIKRILLPEKNRKDLVEVAENLREGLEFHFISNIEDALSTALEAPVPPTAAH
- the hydF gene encoding [FeFe] hydrogenase H-cluster maturation GTPase HydF, whose protein sequence is MTTAPKSLRLHIGIFGRRNVGKSSLLNAITRQDVSLVSPIAGTTTDPVEKPMELLPLGPVLFIDTAGIDDEGSLGEERAKRTRRVFERTDLGLIVTDGVWGAFEEALRDELANRGAPIVVVFSKCDLAAPNESLVERLRAGGARVAITSATRGDGFGPLRQAILDAAPADFVDPPAILSDLVGPGEVAVLVVPIDKEAPRGRLILPQVQSIRDLLDGDAMALVVKERELRTALAKLREPPKLVVTDSQAFLKVAGDTPAGTPMTSFSILFARAKGDLTTQIEGAAAIDRLRVGDRVLVCEACTHHPIGEDIGRVKLPRWLTQYVGGKLEFETVQGRDFPGDLSPYRLVIHCGACMLNRREMLSRIWRARSAGVPITNYGLAIAFSLGVFERALEPFPGARSAFFAGRSPAHA
- a CDS encoding ATP-grasp domain-containing protein, whose amino-acid sequence is MNLVFVSPHFPPQYHLFCVAARRRGINVVGVGDAPFESLRAELAAALAEYVYVSDMNDDDAMIRAMGYMTSRHGKIDRIDSLNEHWLEVEARLRENFNVFGQKPADTARNRSKSAMREVFRAAGVPCTEGTAFTTAAQATVFAKQHGYPLVIKPDTGVGAAKTYKVRNAAELDAALADNLDGYVIEKFATGKLGSFDGLVDRDGRIVICISNIYSSGIMEIVNERRPLHYYTRREIPAKLEDYGKRVIAAFGIRERFFHIEFFETDDDFVALEVNVRPPGGFTTDMMNYAIEGDIYDLWARVLSEGTIPDFTYERRYHVMYVGRRRGAPHRFIAEEIRVALGDRFILYREMPDAFAGAMGDEMFLLRDSSLEPLLEAERMIQETAP
- a CDS encoding fatty acid desaturase — its product is MARDRTWFKVQDDVLARIRQTLPPERVRELQKLRPWRHFLTVARQFTQMFACGYVCWVSENPFIWVPAAALQGFTALGFIILLHEQLHNVIFTKPHPRLSRALALIYSWPSAISATQFTRWHLDHHGNLGHEVDDPKRGNLSPKTNARWLKALYFTVALVGIYARAAGAENKRYDEALRAKIRRERMTNFGLHIALAVVIGLVGGWYTLARVHLIPMMVFFPIAFIVNRLGQHYWIDETDPAKWGTRVDGNPIIHYLFLWSNFHIEHHYYPLVPMYNLRRLNLELRPFFNEIGWPNRTYRELLWGWVVENRKSHTNWDAAPTTHA